A window of Hyphomicrobiales bacterium genomic DNA:
CAACCTGCGAGGCTGACTGACGACGTGATGGCGAACCGATCGATCGGCAACCGGGCGAAACCGCGCTTCGTCATGAGCCGCGAGCCCGTGGCAATGTATGGCGCCCGGCCCGCCGACACCATCACGGCCAGCGGCCCTGACGCGCCGCGCACAAAGGCCGGACACATGACCGCACCCGACCAGGTCGCCAAGCCGCGTCAACAAAACTCCTGCAACGCAGCGGCCGTCCACACATGGCGAGGCAATGAGGCTGCCGGGCAGGCGAGAAGAATTAGTTGCGGTAGTGCTGGACGCGCGTCGCGCGCAGCCCGGCAAGGCCGTGGCGGTCGATGGAGCGCTGCCAGCTCAAAAATTCCTCGACCGTCAGGGTGTAGCGGGTGCAGGCCTCTTCGAGGCTGAGCAGGCCGCCGCGAACCGCGGCAACGACTTCCGCTTTCCGCCTTATGACC
This region includes:
- a CDS encoding DUF1153 domain-containing protein — translated: MTEQFRPRVKYVIGPDGSPLTVADLPPTNTKRWVIRRKAEVVAAVRGGLLSLEEACTRYTLTVEEFLSWQRSIDRHGLAGLRATRVQHYRN